DNA from Balneolaceae bacterium:
TCCAGCACAAAATTCGGCGGAAGGCCGCTTATTAATCAAACTCTCAGAACAAAATCTTTCCGGGGCACAAACAGAACTTACCTTTGGGGTTTATTCAAATGGCGAGAAAATTGAAACAATAACATCGGGATTTTTAGGTCCCTCGAATAATAATAGTAGTCAGTAAGCTTATGAAAAAGTTTAACTGGGGAAACGGAATTTTTTTGGCCGTCACCCTTTTTATAATTGCTACACTCAGTGTTGTTAGTTACATCATCTCGCTTGATTTTTACCTCGTTTCAAATAATCATTATGAAGAGGGTGTAAAATACCAGGAAACCATTGATAACAAGACTCGGGCAGCAAATCTTGAGAATCCTGTGATTGTTCTATTTGACGAAGGAACCACCTCCATCAAACTAATTTTTCCCGATGAGGTTCTTGGCGACTCCCTTTCCGGCAACATCACCTTTTATCGCCCCAATAACCCAAACCTGGATAAAAAATATAATCTGAGCCTGAATACAGAAGGACTACAAACCATTCCGGTGGGTGATTTTGAAAAAGGGCGCTGGAGATTATCTGTTGAATGGGAAGCTGATTCGCTTACCTATCTTGAAGAGAAAAATATATTCATTTAACTGCTATGGAACTCTGGACCGGATTTACATTAGGCCTGCTGGGCAGCTTCCACTGCGTTGGCATGTGCGGCCCCATTGCCCTGGCCATTCCGGGGGATAACCGATCTCCGGAGGCTCTCTTCTTAAGGGGAGTTTTATATAACTTTGGCCGTATTTTTACATATGCAGGCATTGGAGCCATCTTTGGACTTTTGGGAATGGGGGCAACCATTGCCGGTTATCAACACATTCTGTCCATCACTCTTGGAGTTTTAATCATTGTGTTTGCTCTTTTCCCGCATATAAAACTGCCCGGTAAAGTAAATTCTTTGTACACTACTTTTACCCAAAAGCTTACCAAAACTATTTCCGGACTCTATAAAGCAAAATCCAATTTTTCGTCTTTTTTTATTGGATTATTAAATGGGTTCCTGCCTTGTGGATTTGTTGTTACCGCGTTGGCTGCAGCTTTAATCACATCATCCATTTTTCACA
Protein-coding regions in this window:
- a CDS encoding FixH family protein, which encodes MKKFNWGNGIFLAVTLFIIATLSVVSYIISLDFYLVSNNHYEEGVKYQETIDNKTRAANLENPVIVLFDEGTTSIKLIFPDEVLGDSLSGNITFYRPNNPNLDKKYNLSLNTEGLQTIPVGDFEKGRWRLSVEWEADSLTYLEEKNIFI
- a CDS encoding sulfite exporter TauE/SafE family protein, which encodes MELWTGFTLGLLGSFHCVGMCGPIALAIPGDNRSPEALFLRGVLYNFGRIFTYAGIGAIFGLLGMGATIAGYQHILSITLGVLIIVFALFPHIKLPGKVNSLYTTFTQKLTKTISGLYKAKSNFSSFFIGLLNGFLPCGFVVTALAAALITSSIFHSAAYMALFGLGTLPVMLMLNMAPGFITPKLRSKLRPFSTYFAIIIGLILIWRGYSMMSGGHMMMHG